The window TGTCCATATGCGGCGAGCGACCAGGCTCGGGACTGCCCGGGAGCGGATCGCCGCGCCGTGGCACCCGAGCGACGAGGCCGCGTCGAGTCGGAGGAAGGGGAGAAGATAACCGAAACCCGGGGATTCGTGGGACCCGGGGCCGTTGCCCCCCCGGGACCTCCGCGGCAAGTTGGGAGCGGGGAGCCAGTTGGCCCGTCGCAGCCAGTTGGACGCCGCACCCCCGGCCCCTCTCACCGGTCTACGACCTATGGCGGACCAGCCAGTGCCCGAGTCGCAGAACTCCGGCCACGCCATCACCCGCGCTTTGCATGATCTGTCGGCTGGGGACACGGGCGCCCAGGACCGGCTCTGGGACCTCACCTACGAGGAGCTGTTCCGGTTGGCCGCCCGCCTGATGAGCCACGAGCGGACCGGCCATACCCTCTCCCCGGCAGACCTGATCGGAGAGCTTTGGCTCAAGCTCAAGGACCAGGACCGGATCACCTGGCGGGATCGGGCCCATTTCTACGGGGTAGCCGCCCGCGCCTGCCGGCGGATCCTGATCGATCATGCCCGCCGCCACCGAGCCCAGAAGCGGGGATCGGGGGCCGCCCGCGTCACCATCGACCGAATCCAGATCCAGACCGACGACGGGGCGGAAGAGTTGGTGGCGTTGGACCAGGCCCTGGAGCGGCTGCGTGAGCTGGATCCCCGCCTCTATCAGGTGGTGGAGCTCCGGTACTTCGGAGACCTGTCCGAGGAGGAGACGGCTCAGATGCTCGAGATCTCGACCCGGACCGTGCGCCGGGACTGGGTGAAGGCGAAAGGCTGGCTGCACCAGCAACTCTCCCCCCAAGCAACGCTGGACGGACCCGCCGCCCTCTCCGAATGAGCGGGCTCACGCCGGAGCGCTGGGAGCAGGTCTCGGCCATCCTGGACGAGGCCCTCGAGGTCTCCCCGGAAGAGGTCGCCCCCCTGCTGGACGCGCGCTGCGGCGACGACGCCGACTTGCGCCGCGAGGTCGAGCAGATGCTCGAAGCCTGCGCCAAGGCCGAGCACCTGATGGACCGCCCACCCGCCCTTTCCGTCAGGGGGATGATCTCCGGGGCAGAAA is drawn from Gemmatimonadota bacterium and contains these coding sequences:
- a CDS encoding ECF-type sigma factor, giving the protein MPESQNSGHAITRALHDLSAGDTGAQDRLWDLTYEELFRLAARLMSHERTGHTLSPADLIGELWLKLKDQDRITWRDRAHFYGVAARACRRILIDHARRHRAQKRGSGAARVTIDRIQIQTDDGAEELVALDQALERLRELDPRLYQVVELRYFGDLSEEETAQMLEISTRTVRRDWVKAKGWLHQQLSPQATLDGPAALSE